The genomic DNA CAAGTGCTCCACAACGTTCATCTTTGTAGTGCAACCAATGATACAGACAGGTACGCGGGCGTGTTCGACCATGTCGAACAGATTGTATAGTAGGGTCTGTCTAACTGGACCTGCAAAAGTATCgatctcatcaaaaatgaagatGACTGAAACCTTTTCGGCCCGCGATGATGCTGAGGTCTTATTTTGAACTGTGGTGGTGTCGATAAGTCGCAAAatcttttcgaaaacttctgTCAAAGAGCCCGAGCTGATCTCAAAACCTGATGCAGCATTTCCGTGTAGACTTTGCAGCTGTGCCTCGAGTTGAAAGGCAATGCTATTGATCGCAGCTTGTTCTGAGTGAATAAAGCCATTAAGCTTTACAATGACAAActgcttttcaaagtccCGACAAAGCAGCGTGAGGTGATAGTCAATGATAGCAGTTTTGTAGTGAGAGCGCGGGCCAACAACTATCGCCGAGTGACTCTCTTTTTGTATGATAGATTGCTTTAGAATCCGCTCGATTTCTTTAGATGCATCGCGAACGAAGCCAGGTAAGTGAGCCTCTTGAGCAGGCAGAGTGTTGTTCAGCTGTCGCAGAAGAAAGCTCCGAAATTGGGAATATTCGGAGGAGTCAAGTTTCGCAACTTTCTTGAGATTGTAGCCATTCTCGGTCGAATCGTCATATGTCCTTTTGCGTAGGTTGTCAGTACGGCCTTCGCCGGAAACATTGCTTTCTTCCGGAAGAAGAACCGTTTGCAGGGTTTCGGCTTCCACAAGTTCCTTGTGCGCTGGAACCAGCTCTATTTTTTTAAGAAATGCTTGCTGCTCATGATCAATCGAAATATCCTGTATAATTCGATTTGCGCTAACTTCCTGTTGTGACTTTCGAACAGGCCTAAACTCTGCGTCGAAGTTCTCCATTTGGCGAGGCCCTATCGGCTGCTTTAAAGGAAAATGTTTTGTGCAGGCTATGTTTCCCGCACCGCAGTTCAATAACATTATACTGGGGCAATGAGTTCCAAGTGTTCTGTATTTGTTTACAAAGTATATCACGACAGACGAACATAACTCGTTAGGTCCCTAAGTGATCGACAACATATGAGTGGGTGGTGCTGATGGGGAGGGGAGAGGGAGAGGGGCAGGATCAATAAACCTGCTCGTATATTTGCTTGaccttgttcttttctgtCCAAATAACAACTTGTTAGTTGGCTGTTGCATTTCGTGCGTCAAGGTTCCTACACAATGAAAATAGGGAAAATTAATTAACACAACGCTTACGTAACAAATAGATGGTTCGGCCGATCAAAAAGGCGACGATGCTGTTGAACTAGGTGCCATGTTTTAATGGCCCAGAGTATATAAGTTCACTGTAGATTTCTTGGCAGATAAAGCGTTATGATTATTCAGAACGCACTAAAGATAGACTAATTTGGAACCTCAGAAGATTAAATGAATAGCAAGATTTTTGCTGCAATATTTGTACCAGTCGTAATCGTTTCGCTGTTAATCACAGCCGTGTGTTGTCTCAGGTCCTGGCTGGGGTTTTCTGAGAGCTACCGACTTGATGTTCCATTATATCAGCAGCATGACGGTCCTGACCTTGAAGAATATTCCCATTGTGTATCTCAGCTAAGGATTTCCGATGACGTGAAGAAAGAAGTCGAAATCTTATTCCaggaaaaaccaaagacTTTAAACCTGAATGAATTCTGTGAGGTTTTCCCGACCACGCAGTATGCGAGTTTCCGAAAAAACGtttctgatgaagaagagtcgTGCGTTATTTGCCAGGAACAATTTAACGAGCTCAATAACATTAGAGTGCTGGGGTGCTCGCACATATTTCACTCGCACTGCATTGATCGCTGGATATGTAGAAATTCTGCGTGTTGTCCTCTTTGTAAGCGCTCATACTCGTTACCAGTCGGTTCTTGTCATGTGATTGCGTACATTGAGAAGAGATTAGGCCCAAGGTATAACTTGGACAGCTCGATTACAAGGAAAGAAAGTGCATGGCTTGATGTTTATccagatcttcaagaatttgCAGATAAAAAACTAATCCGCTATAGTTCCAAGGCCTGGAGTGCAGCCTTAATATTTTGTCTTGCgacaaagtcaaaattGCGAGGCATCATTATTATCCGGGAAGGGCATCGGAGATATGATCTCATGATGTCCGTAGAAGAATTACAAATGGAAATATTGAGGAATGAACTGCGCATGCCAAGTCATGAGCAGCGGCACCGGTAGTCATGGCCTATAATCCATATTCACAGCGGCAGTCGAGATCCTCACAATAACCTCGCATCCTTAGCATTCGTATTCgtgcgcttttcaagtgCTACATCAATTGATATCTAGATTTAAATTACAGTTAAATTTCATAACAGGAACAAACACgttgaaaattttctatTTCTTGCCCACAGTTTCCCATTCCTCATCGTCATCTTTGACAGTAAGCTTTGATGTGGATTCCTCAAGGGTGGCAACATCGTCTTGTTTCGTTTTTGGAACCGACTCGGATTCTGCCGTTTgttcgtcgtcgtcttctGTCGAAAGCACATCAAAAGCGGACTTCTGGATCTTTGGAGTATCCtctgcagctgctgatGACTTAGCAGTCTTTTGTTGTGTAGTCTTTCTAGAGTTCGAGCGTTGACCAAATCTAGAACCTCTGGCTCCGCCCCAGTCAAGCTCGGGCTCAT from Lachancea thermotolerans CBS 6340 chromosome F complete sequence includes the following:
- the ORC4 gene encoding origin recognition complex subunit 4 (similar to uniprot|P54791 Saccharomyces cerevisiae YPR162C ORC4 Subunit of the origin recognition complex which directs DNA replication by binding to replication origins and is also involved in transcriptional silencing), whose translation is MLLNCGAGNIACTKHFPLKQPIGPRQMENFDAEFRPVRKSQQEVSANRIIQDISIDHEQQAFLKKIELVPAHKELVEAETLQTVLLPEESNVSGEGRTDNLRKRTYDDSTENGYNLKKVAKLDSSEYSQFRSFLLRQLNNTLPAQEAHLPGFVRDASKEIERILKQSIIQKESHSAIVVGPRSHYKTAIIDYHLTLLCRDFEKQFVIVKLNGFIHSEQAAINSIAFQLEAQLQSLHGNAASGFEISSGSLTEVFEKILRLIDTTTVQNKTSASSRAEKVSVIFIFDEIDTFAGPVRQTLLYNLFDMVEHARVPVCIIGCTTKMNVVEHLEKRVKSRFSQRIVYVPTINALETFRTTIKEQLHVNKDDHCAKNWNECIHRQLCDDKSELNRIIKNNFETFRSTAHLMNSLRVLVQKENSIEGLLNGIQSCRWIHSYNQNQLESSLSAKVKSLSDLELALLIAAGRVSLKTEDNVNFNLAYAEYSNMVKDTNKKMPIIPQATGTSLMLESTLRVWSKLDVKNVWENLIDLDFLTEKGSIGLRVSAQAAFQASNYHTTGTIIPFDLRIYQMQITLQELRRTVSRSSLYYSWTQL
- a CDS encoding KLTH0F18502p (conserved hypothetical protein); its protein translation is MNSKIFAAIFVPVVIVSLLITAVCCLRSWLGFSESYRLDVPLYQQHDGPDLEEYSHCVSQLRISDDVKKEVEILFQEKPKTLNLNEFCEVFPTTQYASFRKNVSDEEESCVICQEQFNELNNIRVLGCSHIFHSHCIDRWICRNSACCPLCKRSYSLPVGSCHVIAYIEKRLGPRYNLDSSITRKESAWLDVYPDLQEFADKKLIRYSSKAWSAALIFCLATKSKLRGIIIIREGHRRYDLMMSVEELQMEILRNELRMPSHEQRHR